The following coding sequences are from one bacterium SCSIO 12741 window:
- a CDS encoding MerR family transcriptional regulator produces MKIGEIAAKTGVSRDTIRLYESRGMLKGVTRPHEYNNYKDYSEQNLERVRLILVMKKLGLTLNECQAVMEMMDNDEFEQDQQQQFIQKKLDDIDQKIRELQEAKQLLEGHLGMSCNQDELVGRATASNSENEPE; encoded by the coding sequence ATGAAAATTGGAGAGATAGCAGCGAAAACCGGAGTTTCCAGAGATACAATTCGGCTCTACGAAAGTAGAGGTATGTTGAAGGGGGTAACCCGTCCCCACGAATACAACAACTACAAGGATTACAGTGAACAAAATTTAGAACGGGTAAGGCTCATTCTGGTTATGAAGAAATTGGGACTCACCCTCAACGAATGTCAGGCAGTGATGGAAATGATGGATAACGATGAGTTTGAACAAGATCAGCAACAGCAGTTTATTCAAAAAAAATTGGATGATATAGATCAAAAGATCCGGGAGCTTCAGGAAGCCAAGCAATTGCTGGAAGGCCATCTTGGAATGTCTTGCAATCAGGATGAGTTGGTGGGTCGAGCTACTGCGTCCAATTCAGAAAATGAACCTGAGTAA
- a CDS encoding helix-turn-helix transcriptional regulator codes for MQKIENKCPVGEALKFIGGKWPLQIIYEIGTEKRRFGELKRLIPNISEKMLIQELKKMVESEIVHREAYPEIPPKVEYSLTEKGKKILPIVKQIETFGMELLGMEPEATP; via the coding sequence ATGCAAAAAATTGAAAATAAATGCCCTGTAGGCGAAGCACTTAAGTTTATCGGAGGAAAATGGCCCCTACAGATTATCTATGAGATTGGGACAGAAAAGCGACGTTTTGGTGAATTGAAAAGACTTATTCCAAACATCAGTGAAAAGATGCTGATACAGGAACTCAAGAAAATGGTGGAATCCGAAATTGTTCACCGGGAAGCCTATCCAGAAATCCCTCCGAAAGTGGAATACTCACTCACAGAAAAAGGCAAGAAAATCTTGCCTATCGTCAAACAGATCGAAACCTTCGGGATGGAACTTTTGGGAATGGAACCCGAAGCTACTCCGTGA
- a CDS encoding DoxX family protein, whose protein sequence is MKRDKIGYWLFAALFGLSMLSASAMYVFDYEHASAEFTQLGFPLFIIYPLALAKTLGVIGVLQQRSETLKEWAYAGFTFNILLAFGGHYMANDGEWFGPLVVLGFMIGLYVFDQKLKGAVDDEK, encoded by the coding sequence ATGAAACGAGATAAAATAGGTTATTGGCTTTTTGCGGCCTTATTTGGCTTGAGCATGTTAAGCGCATCAGCGATGTATGTATTTGATTACGAGCATGCCTCAGCAGAATTTACTCAATTGGGCTTTCCCCTTTTTATTATTTATCCCTTGGCACTGGCAAAAACGCTGGGAGTTATTGGAGTATTGCAGCAACGAAGCGAAACCCTGAAGGAGTGGGCTTATGCCGGCTTTACTTTCAACATTTTATTGGCCTTTGGCGGTCACTATATGGCCAACGATGGCGAGTGGTTTGGACCTCTGGTGGTATTAGGATTTATGATCGGGTTATATGTGTTTGACCAAAAACTAAAAGGAGCGGTTGACGATGAAAAATGA
- a CDS encoding ester cyclase, translating to MDKRIEIANTYYELLDKGDAAGMDDLLASHLIDHDSHGGNAVEEIKGLTMALGAGFSNSKHTIEVMDLIGDDKVFVRWRMTAKHTGEFFGVPATNKSVNFVGHDLLKVKDGKVVEIWHVENLLGMFEQMKPE from the coding sequence ATGGACAAACGAATAGAAATAGCCAATACTTATTACGAGTTATTGGACAAAGGTGATGCAGCTGGTATGGACGACCTTTTAGCGAGCCACTTAATTGATCACGACAGCCACGGTGGTAATGCCGTAGAAGAGATTAAGGGTTTGACTATGGCTTTGGGTGCTGGATTTTCCAATTCGAAACATACCATTGAGGTGATGGATCTTATTGGAGATGACAAGGTGTTTGTACGTTGGAGAATGACGGCCAAGCACACGGGAGAGTTCTTCGGCGTTCCGGCCACAAACAAGTCCGTGAATTTTGTGGGCCACGACCTCCTGAAAGTAAAGGATGGTAAGGTTGTAGAAATCTGGCATGTGGAGAACTTGCTTGGAATGTTTGAGCAAATGAAGCCGGAATAA
- a CDS encoding histidine kinase, with amino-acid sequence MRNISHYLCLCLIVLLLPGVTIGQNDEPGFIYQNIGLENGLPSSECYRVVQDAIGYLWIATDRGVCRYDGRQIQVFSETDGLCDNTILTLVARKDSTLLFWGFNGKLCGYKNDHFFPLNFADSVLAQFKDSLTRVTADLPPQGWIQFTVPNSEGRTTFYYDRFFRLQRNEKESNFVVHLSEFSPFTEIHIQHHPDHPVLNVYWNETKIGSWSLDRFKEEATGVQVFQVADEEFIVGIQNRLYRTQKGQITHSLVLPGRICSRFFTDKQQNLWLGLDGKNGCLRIDPRGLKLEGSSYLSGYSISSILEDHEGNMWFSTLENGVFQRKAELYQNIPSEEMTHLIHLDDTLASIGEDGRVFNLSRKTNFVSLEPKNYSVLPRTVMFNQDGKIYGAINPNIPQELSPAKNGVINMHSWVKPCGYKDSLLWSSIGNLLITHQLKSGKILQDTLPSRIMSLVLDHQQRLWIGTLNGLYVYDYLSRSHQAVSTDLLWLRGRINDLISLKDSSLIVATHGNGIGFLTPNGHRQLTTQNGLISNTILRMSKNLNGDLWLSTNQGIARLKKSSNGYLIDRMITESDGLISNEVNDVIQVHDTLFAATKKGISVLSLQALPAHDVPIVCADVFINGEKVSIQSDYHLPPSSKRVTLQFSGISLGSSDKLQYKIQFDHSREQEMFQKSGQLSFDLTPGDKSVTIWASDGNGRWSEHPIQIRFFIASPFWQTWPFWLAIQLIIAILIYSIIKRRNQKARRKLAIQEELYQARLEATNSQMNPHFIFNSLNSIQMLIWNENKKLAAIQVARFSKLIRTILHNSRKKWIHFQEELDALNMYLELEQFRTKEKFDYEIKVDPEVNLSDYLIPPLLLQPFVENAIWHGVSPKSGRGLIQLNLNSKGDQICCSIIDDGVGRKFHSEKQKESKSLGTKLSQERITLLNQLYETNIRFEIEDLYDGPKPMGTRVTFFIPKIKQTLE; translated from the coding sequence ATGCGTAATATCAGCCACTACTTATGCCTTTGCCTGATTGTTCTTCTTCTACCAGGAGTGACGATAGGACAAAATGACGAACCTGGGTTTATCTATCAAAACATAGGCCTTGAAAACGGTCTCCCAAGCTCCGAATGCTACCGGGTTGTTCAAGATGCAATAGGCTACTTATGGATTGCGACGGATCGTGGAGTTTGTCGTTATGATGGAAGACAAATCCAAGTTTTTTCAGAAACCGATGGCCTCTGCGACAATACCATTTTGACCCTGGTGGCTCGAAAGGATAGTACCCTTCTTTTTTGGGGATTTAACGGCAAATTATGTGGCTACAAAAACGATCATTTTTTCCCCTTAAACTTTGCTGATTCGGTGCTGGCCCAATTTAAGGATAGCCTCACCAGAGTAACAGCTGATTTACCTCCCCAGGGCTGGATACAGTTTACCGTGCCCAATTCTGAAGGACGAACCACCTTTTATTACGACCGCTTTTTTCGTCTTCAACGAAACGAAAAGGAATCAAATTTTGTGGTCCACTTGAGCGAGTTTAGCCCATTTACTGAGATCCATATTCAGCATCATCCGGATCATCCGGTGTTGAACGTTTATTGGAACGAAACAAAGATTGGTTCCTGGTCGCTTGATCGATTTAAGGAGGAAGCAACCGGCGTTCAAGTTTTTCAGGTCGCAGATGAGGAATTCATAGTAGGTATTCAGAATAGATTGTACCGAACCCAAAAGGGTCAAATCACCCACTCTTTGGTCCTACCGGGAAGAATATGCTCTCGGTTTTTCACCGATAAACAGCAGAATCTCTGGTTGGGACTGGATGGTAAAAATGGATGCTTGAGGATTGACCCAAGAGGTTTGAAATTAGAAGGTTCTTCTTATCTGTCAGGATATTCCATTTCTTCGATCCTCGAAGATCACGAAGGCAACATGTGGTTCTCCACACTCGAAAATGGAGTGTTCCAAAGGAAGGCGGAGCTTTACCAAAACATTCCTTCTGAAGAAATGACTCACCTGATCCATTTGGACGACACCTTGGCTTCGATTGGTGAAGATGGTAGAGTTTTTAACCTCAGTCGAAAAACCAATTTTGTATCCCTTGAGCCCAAGAATTATTCGGTGCTACCACGGACTGTAATGTTCAATCAGGATGGCAAAATCTATGGCGCTATAAACCCCAATATACCTCAAGAGCTATCACCCGCTAAAAATGGGGTGATCAACATGCACTCTTGGGTAAAACCATGCGGATACAAGGACTCCTTGTTGTGGAGTTCCATTGGAAACCTATTGATCACCCATCAACTCAAATCCGGCAAAATTCTTCAGGACACCCTGCCATCGAGAATCATGAGCTTGGTCTTGGATCACCAGCAACGCTTATGGATCGGCACCCTTAATGGCCTTTATGTTTACGACTATCTATCGAGAAGTCATCAAGCGGTAAGCACCGATTTACTCTGGCTAAGGGGCCGGATCAATGACCTAATTTCACTGAAAGACTCAAGCCTGATCGTGGCTACCCATGGCAATGGAATTGGTTTTCTAACTCCCAACGGACATCGTCAATTGACTACTCAAAACGGGCTCATATCCAACACCATCCTCCGAATGAGTAAAAACCTGAATGGCGACCTCTGGCTAAGTACCAACCAGGGAATTGCCAGGCTCAAGAAAAGTTCGAATGGTTACCTCATCGATCGAATGATAACAGAGTCTGATGGTTTGATTTCGAACGAAGTGAATGACGTCATCCAAGTACATGACACCTTGTTTGCCGCCACCAAGAAGGGCATCTCGGTTTTGAGTTTACAAGCACTCCCCGCTCATGATGTTCCGATCGTATGCGCCGATGTTTTTATCAATGGGGAGAAAGTTTCCATCCAATCCGACTACCACCTTCCACCATCATCCAAAAGAGTTACCCTTCAGTTCTCAGGAATATCCTTAGGCTCTTCGGACAAACTTCAATACAAAATTCAGTTTGATCATTCCCGGGAACAAGAGATGTTTCAGAAGTCAGGTCAACTGAGTTTTGATCTAACTCCCGGAGATAAATCAGTCACGATTTGGGCAAGTGACGGCAATGGTCGATGGAGTGAACATCCTATTCAAATTCGTTTTTTCATTGCCTCTCCCTTTTGGCAAACCTGGCCTTTTTGGTTGGCCATTCAGTTGATCATTGCCATCCTGATCTATTCCATCATCAAGCGAAGAAATCAGAAAGCCCGCCGAAAATTGGCCATTCAAGAGGAACTATACCAGGCTCGGTTGGAGGCAACAAACTCTCAAATGAATCCTCATTTCATCTTTAACTCGTTGAATTCTATTCAAATGTTGATTTGGAATGAAAACAAGAAATTAGCGGCCATCCAGGTAGCCCGATTTTCAAAATTGATCCGGACCATTCTTCATAATTCCCGAAAAAAATGGATTCACTTTCAAGAAGAATTAGATGCCCTAAACATGTATTTAGAGCTCGAACAGTTTCGTACCAAAGAGAAATTCGATTATGAAATAAAGGTTGATCCGGAAGTAAACCTAAGCGATTACCTAATTCCTCCCCTCTTATTGCAGCCCTTCGTTGAAAATGCCATCTGGCATGGCGTTTCACCCAAGTCCGGCAGGGGATTAATTCAATTGAATCTAAACTCAAAAGGGGATCAAATCTGCTGTTCGATCATCGATGACGGAGTGGGACGCAAATTCCACAGCGAAAAACAAAAGGAATCAAAATCGTTGGGAACGAAGTTGTCACAAGAACGGATTACCCTTTTGAACCAGCTCTATGAGACCAACATTCGTTTCGAAATTGAAGACCTTTATGACGGACCAAAACCAATGGGCACCCGAGTCACCTTTTTCATTCCTAAAATAAAACAGACCC